The Candidatus Minimicrobia sp. QA0096 DNA segment AATATCATCGTCGCCGCTCAGGAAATATAGATAATCAGAGTTTATCGGGTCGGCAGCGGCGTTCAACGCGCTCAAACTAGGCGAAGCGATTGGCCCAGGAGTTAGACCTTTTTGGATGCGTGTATTATATGGCGACTTAAGGTTCGGCGAGCGCTCTACCCCTGTTTTGTCAGCAATATATTGATATGTTACGTCAGAGCCTAGCGGCATATTGGCTTTCAGGCGATTGTAAAATACGCTAGCAATCTTACGTTGATCTTCACAAGTTTCCGCACCAGACCCGCAGCCAATCGATTCGCGCTGAATAATCGACGCTAGTGCTATCCCTTGATATAAGGTCAGCCCACGAGCTTTAAATTTCTCCTCCAGATTATATTTCTTAACAATTTTCTCCAGATGATCAATTGAGCGCTGCAAAACCTGTTCTGCAGTTTCGTCTGGGGAAATATAGAATGTTTCACCGTAAATATACCCTTCAAGCCCAGCATTTTCCGGTCTACCCGCAAAAACTAGACTGTCATACTTAGCAGCAAATGCCTTTTTTATCTGATCATCCGAGAATCCCGCCTTAAGCAACACAGATTCAACTTCTCTGCCGTCAGAATTCTTCATTTTTTTATTCAAAGTCGATCCAGGATAAAATGTTATAGCAATCTCATCAGTTTTACCGCTGGTCAAATGATTAATTATCTCATCGACAGATTGTGAAGCTTTTACAGAATAAACGCCAGCTTTGAATTTGCTTGCCGAATTATGAAGCCTTGTGTAAATAGAAAATGCTAAAGAGTTTTTGATAATTTTATTATCCTCTAAAGTTTTGGCAATATCACTAGATCCCATACCTTCTTTAATATTAACTCTGAAGGCTTTCTGGCTATTTACGTCGGCAGGAGAAAGCATCTGCTTATACCACACTGTTGCCCCGAGAGCGCCGATTCCAGCGATAGCCACAACTATTGACAACACCAATAACCAAATACGTTGTTTACGAATTTTCATAATTCTCCTCCAAAAAATCCTGCAAAATTATGCTAGCAGCCTCCGCATCAATCTCGCCCTTATCTTTAATTTTATTACCCAATCTTTGCTCAGCCTGCACACTTGTTAAAGATTCGTCCTGAAAAACAATCTCAGTATCAAGCTCAATATCTTCAAATTGCTTAACAAATTCTTCTACAAATTCCGTCTGTTTCGTTGGTTCGCCAGATTGGTTTCGTGGATATCCCACTACGATCGTATCAATATCGTGCCTCAATACTAACTCTGTTATTTCCTGGACGATATTTTCATTATTCTCCAACCAACCGAACGGCACGGCGATCTTCACTTGCAAATCCGCCATAGCCAAACCAATTCGCCGCGACCCAACATCTAGCGCTAAGAAGTTTTTACTTGACATCTTTTATCTTAAACTCGACATTAATCTTATTGATATCTTTTGGAACAGATTTAACCCAGAATGGCGAGAATTTAACATCGACATCTTCAACACCTTCGATAGATTCAATAGCAGACTGAACCTCTCCGTAACTCTTGCCTTTGGCTTGATCCTTTACGTTCGCTTCTTTAATATCTGGACCAACCTTGCCATTCGTAGTTAAGCGCACAGTCTGTGTATTATGCGCCTTAGAAAATTGCGAGAACGCAACCTTACTTACTCCATTGTCATAAATTCTCTGCGACTTCTTACCAGAAATCTCCTCTTTAAGCTTTGCTTCTACAAAGTTTTTTAGCTCATTCTTATCAATAGCCAACGCGCTGGCGGTAATTGTCGATTTTAGAGTTACAGCTCCAGTCGCTTCGCCATCTACCGCTACACT contains these protein-coding regions:
- the mltG gene encoding endolytic transglycosylase MltG, which translates into the protein MKIRKQRIWLLVLSIVVAIAGIGALGATVWYKQMLSPADVNSQKAFRVNIKEGMGSSDIAKTLEDNKIIKNSLAFSIYTRLHNSASKFKAGVYSVKASQSVDEIINHLTSGKTDEIAITFYPGSTLNKKMKNSDGREVESVLLKAGFSDDQIKKAFAAKYDSLVFAGRPENAGLEGYIYGETFYISPDETAEQVLQRSIDHLEKIVKKYNLEEKFKARGLTLYQGIALASIIQRESIGCGSGAETCEDQRKIASVFYNRLKANMPLGSDVTYQYIADKTGVERSPNLKSPYNTRIQKGLTPGPIASPSLSALNAAADPINSDYLYFLSGDDDITYFAKTNEEHEANVKAHCQKKCQIS
- the ruvX gene encoding Holliday junction resolvase RuvX codes for the protein MSSKNFLALDVGSRRIGLAMADLQVKIAVPFGWLENNENIVQEITELVLRHDIDTIVVGYPRNQSGEPTKQTEFVEEFVKQFEDIELDTEIVFQDESLTSVQAEQRLGNKIKDKGEIDAEAASIILQDFLEENYENS